DNA from Parvularcula marina:
TCAGCCGCGTTCCAGGCCATCGCGCATGAAACCGCAGATCACCGCGAGGCGCTGGAGGCCTTTGTCGAGAAGCGCAAACCGAATTTCACAGGCGAATGAGCGTGGAGAACGGCGCGGATATCAGGCGAGAGGATTTCGGCTACCGGTTGCAGATCCCAACCCGCTGGGAGGATTGCGACGCCTACGGTCATGTCAACAATGTCGTCTATTATAGCTGGTTTGATACAGCCGTGACGCGGATGCTCTATGAGCGAGGCGTGATCTCGCTCCACGAGTCCCCTGCGATTGGCCTGTGCGTGGAAAGTCATTGCACCTATTACAAACCGGTCGAGTTTCCGCAGGAAATCGAGGCACGGGTCAGGGTCGGCCGGGCAGGGAGCAAAAGCCTCAGATATGAGATTGCGCTGTTCCTTGAAGGCGAGGACAGCCCCGCCGCATCGGGATATTTTGTGCATGTTTTCGTGGACAGGCACACGCGGCGCTCAACCCCTCTCAGCGGGGCGGCACGCGGTGCCATTGCCGACCTCGTCGTGGCGGGTTGAGCTTCATCACGTACGCGGTATCACCGGTCCTGTGGTTTTTAACGCCAGATGAGTTGGGTAGGCTGTCGGGACGCGGAATAATAATGCCGGCAGGAGCAGAATGGACCTATTCTTTACGAGGGAAGATCGTGCCTTTCGGGATGAGGTGCGGGCGTTCCTGCAAAGTGAACTTTCGCCGGAATTGCGGCGGAGGGTGGAAGAAGGTCGCGCGCTCAGCAAGGACGAAGTCGTCGGCTGGCAACGCATTCTCAATACCCGCGGTTGGGCTACTCCCAGCTGGCCAAAGGAATGGGGCGGTCCTGGCTGGACGGCTGTCGAGAAGCATATTTTCCTTGATGAACTTCACCGGGCAGGAGCACCTGAGCCGCTATCGTTCAATGTTTCCATGCTGGGGCCTGTACTTATCGCATTCGGCTCGGAGTCGCAGAAATCTTATTTTCTTCCGCGTGCAGCCAATCTGGATGACTGGTGGGCACAAGGGTTTTCAGAGCCCGGGGCGGGGTCGGATCTTGCGGCCTTGTCAACAACAGCCGTTCGGGAAGGGGATCACTACATCGTCAACGGCCAGAAAATCTGGCAGGGAATGGCGCATCGCGCGGACTGGATGTTTACGCTGGTGCGGACCGATCCGCAGGCGCCGAAAAAGCAGATGGGGATCAGCTTTCTGCTCATCGACCTGCGCAGTCCAGGTATCGAGATCCGGCCGATCATCACGATTGACGGACGCCATGAGGTCAATGAAGTCTTTCTCGATAATGTTCGGGTGCCGATCGAAAACCGGATTGGCGAAGAGAACAAGGGATGGACTTACGCGAAATACCTGATGTCCAACGAACGAACAGGGATTGCGCGCACTGGTATCACCAAACGGATACTCCAGCGGATCAGGACTGAGGCCACGTCTCTGCCCGCCTCCTCACGTGTCATTGTACTGACGGAAACGGCCCGGCTTGAAGCGGAGTTGATGGCACTTGAGTTCACGCAATTGCGCGTGCTCGCGTCCATGACCGAAGGGGTGCCCGATCCGCGATCCTCCATGCTCAAGATCAAGGGGACGGAGTTGCGCCAGGATGCCTCCGAACTCCTGCTCCGCACAGTGGGGGAGGATGCAAGGGAGTTTACCTATGAAGGCGAAGACGAGGCGCCCCATGACATCGCCTCGAATTTCTTCACCCTGCGGGCGGCATCCATTTATGGCGGCGCCAATGAGGTTCAGAAAAACATCCTAGCCAAGACGATATTGGGGCAATAAAGGTGACACTCGTTCTCGATACGGAGCAAGAACTCCTCAAAGACAGTGTGGAACGCCTCGTCCGCGAGCGATACGGATTTGCGGAACGCCTTCGCCTGGCAAGGGACGGGGCGTGGAGTCGGCCGTTCTGGGGGCTGCTGGCAGATCAGGGATTGCTCGGGATCGGCTTTTCTGAAGACGCCGGTGGATTAGGGGAGGATGGCATCAGCGCCATGCTGGTGGCGGAGGCCCTCGGGCGGGGTCTATGCCTTGAGCCCTATCTGGAAACGGTTATTGTTCCATCGGCGGCTCTTGCAGCGGCAGGAGATGCGCATCATGCGATGATTGAGGACATTATCACTGGCAAAAAGATCGTCGCGCCTGTCTTTAATCGTCTGTCAGCGGAAGAAGAAGGCAAGGGTGTCCGTCTGTCGGGTCATGCCCGTCATGTCACGCATGGCGATGATGCAGACCTGCTGCTGGTCACGGCAGAAGGGTCGGACGGCCGTATTCATGCCGGATTTGTCGAGACACTCGGAGACGGGGTCATCTGCCGCCGTTATACCGGGTTTGATGGCCGGGGGGCGGCCGAGATCACTTTCGAGAATGTCCATATCGGCGCTGAGAACATGCTGGCCACCCCTGAGGGAGGGGGCCGCATCGCCGAGCATATGGAGCAGGCGGCGATTGCCAGCCTGTCAGCCGAAGCGTCAGGCATCATGGCGGCTGTTCTTGACCTCACGGTCGAACAACTCCGTACACGCCAGCAATTCGGCCAGCCTCTGGCGTCTTTCCAATCTCTCCAGCACAGGTTAGCGGAAATGGCGATCGAGCTGGAGCAGACGCGGAGCATGGCAAACTATGCGGCGCATCTGACGCAGTCTGATGATGTGGATGAGCGCCGCGCCGGTTTTGCGGCCATCAAAGGCGTTGTCTCCGCCAGTGCGCGCTTTGTGGGGCAACAGGCTGTCCAGTTGCATGGCGGGCTGGGTGTGTCCGAGGAACATCAGATCGGCTGGGCGCATAAACGCCTGACCATGATCGATATGCAGTTTGGCGGGGCCGCTGAGCAATATTCGCGTCTGGCTAGTCTCGGCGGGCTTGGGGCGAACTGATCATGGAACGCTGTGACAGTGTCGTGATCGGGGCCGGGGTCATCGGGCTTGCTGTCGCACGAGCTCTGGCGATGTCCGGGCGGGAACCCATCATCATCGAGCGCCAGTCGATGTTTGGTATGGAGACAAGCTCGCGGAACAGCGAAGTCATTCACGCCGGCATTTACTATCCGCAAGGCTCAAACAAGGCGCGGCTCTGTGTCGCCGGACGAAAGAAGCTCTATGAATATTGCCGGGAGCGCCATGTCGGTCATCGGCAATGCGGTAAGCTGATCGTCGCGCCCGGAGAGGATGATATCCCGCGTCTGGAAGGCATTGCCGCACGTGCACAGGCCAATGGCGTTAATGACCTTGTGCTCCTGTCCGGTGAAGAAACGAAAAGGATGGAGCCGACGCTACATTGTGCGGCGGCGCTGCATTCACCTTCAACGGGAATCATTGATGTACACGAATTGATGCTCTCTTTGTTGGGGGATGCGGAAATGGCCGGGGCGGTGATCGCCTATAACACGGAGATCTCGAATGTCACGCGCGGTGATGGAGAGATCATTCTCTCTTTTTCCAACGAAGCGCCCGATCTTGCCGCCCGTCTGGTGGTGAATTGCGCTGGTCATGATGCGCCCCGGCTGGCCCGGCGGGCGGGTCTGGAGGCGCCAACGGCCTTCCTCGCCAAGGGCAGCTATTTCACGCTTTCAGGAAAGTGTCCGTTCCGTCAGCTGATTTATCCCACGCCGGAACCCGGCGGGCTTGGCGTTCATCTGACGCTCGATATGGGGGGGCAGGCACGCTTTGGCCCGGATGTCGAATGGGTGGATGCGCCGAATTACAATGTCGATGCAGCGAAGGCGGAGAAATTCTATAAATCCGTACAGAGATGGTGGCCGGATATCCCGGAGGGATCGCTGGTGCCGGGCTATGCGGGCCTTCGGCCCAAAATCGCGGGACCGGGCGAGCCGGATGCGGACTTCCAGATTATCCCCGGGACACGGCAAGCACCGATGATCAACCTCTTCGGCATTGAATCACCGGGGATCACCTCGGCACTCGCCATTGCGGAAGAGGTCGAGGAAATGGCGGGGGAGCTCGCCGATGCATGATCTTGGCACATATGATTTCATTATCGCCGGCGCCGGGTCGGCAGGATGCGTGCTGGCAAACCGCCTCTCGGCATCGGGCCGCCATTCGGTCCTGCTGCTCGAGGCGGGAGAAGAGGACCGCAATATCTGGATCCATATTCCGCTGGGCTATGGCAAACTGTTCCGCGATCCCAAAGTCAACTGGCTCTACAAGACAGAACCGCAGACCGAGCTGAACAATCGTCAGATCGGGCAGCCTCGCGGGAAAGTCCTCGGGGGCTCAAGCTCGATCAATGGCCTGGTCTATATCCGCGGGCATCGTCAGGACTATGATGATTGGCGCGATCTGGGCGCGGCAGGCTGGGGCTTTGATGATGTGCTGCCCTATTTTCGTAAAGCGGAAAACCAGATGCGAGGGTCCGATGAGTGGCATGGTGTGGATGGCCCTCTGCCAGTATCCGATCAGCGGGATCCGCACACTTTATGCGACGCGTTTATCTCGGCGGCGGGGGAGGCGGGGCATCCGGCCAATCCGGACTTCAACGGCGCTTCACAGGAAGGCGCAGGCTATTATCAGACGACCTCACGCAATGGGGTCCGTGTCTCGGCGGCGCGCGCTTATCTGACACCCATCCGATCACGGAAGAACCTTCGGGTTGTCACCGGGGCTAATGTCACGCGCCTTACTATGGCAGCGAATGGCAGCGTCACGGGCGTCGAATGGTCAGGGAAGGAAGGGGAATGCCGGGCATCGGCGGGCCGGGAAGTCCTGCTCTCGGCAGGTGCGATCGGCTCCCCTCAGATCATGCAGCTCAGCGGTCTGGGGCCGGCGGCATGGCTGCGCGATCTGGATATTGAAGTCTGTCAGGACATGCCGGGCGTTGGCGCGGCCCTGCAGGATCATTTACAGACGAGAATTGTCACGCGGTCGAAGCAGTCCGTCACGTTCAATGATGACATGCGCAATCTCTTTCGGACGGCGCTGGTCGGGGCAAAATATGTCCTTTCGCGCCGTGGCCCTCTGACGGTCAGCGCAGGCTATGCGGGTGGATTTTTCCGTACAGATAGTAATTTAAAGCAGCCGGACATTCAGTGCCATTTCATCAATTTCTCAACCGATGCAATGGGCGATAGGCTGCATCCGTTCTCGGCGTTTACAGCGTCGTCCTGCCAGCTCCGTCCTGAAAGTCGTGGCTCTGTCAGGATCCAGTCAAAAGACCCGAAAGTGGCACCGAAGATCGATCCCAATTACCTGTCGACCAAAACCGACCGGCAGATTTCTGTCGAAGGCGTCAAACTGATCCGCGAGATCCTGCGGCAGCCGGCGCTTTCCGGTTATGCCGAAAGTGAACTCGAGCCCGGCGCGAATATCGATACGGATGATGACATTCTCGATTATATCCGGCGCACCGGGTCCAGTATCTACCATCCATCGTGTACGGTGCGAATGGCAGGGCCGGATGCCGTGCTGGATACCCGGCTGAAGGTGAAGGGCGTGCCCGGCCTGCGCGTTATCGATGGCTCGGTGATGCCTTTCGTGGTGTCGGGGAATACCCATGCCGCAATCGTGATGATTGCAGAAAAAGCTGCCGACATGATTCTGGAGGACTGCAGATGACCTATCCCGATCTCAAGATTATCATTGGCGGTAAAGAGATTCAGGCATTGGCCCGCGATGGCGAAGATGTTTATGACCCCGCAACCGGCGAGGCCTTCGCTAAACTGCCGCACGCCACAGCGGATGATATGGAGGCGGTTATCTCTTCGGCAGAGGCGGCGTTTCCGGGCTGGCGGGATAAGGCGCCGCTTGATCGCAGCGCCATTCTGAGGAAGGCGGCAACACTCATTCGTGAACGGATTGATGACATTGCCACCGCGATGACGAAAGAGCAGGGTAAACCGCTCGCAGAATCCAAAGGAGAGATCGCCTATTCGGCCAATGTCATTGATTGGTATGCAGAGGAGGGACGCCGGGCCTATGGGCGGATCATCCCGGCCAGCCTTCCGGGCCTGTCGCAGATTGTGACCAAGGAGCCGGTCGGCCTTGCAGCCGCTTTTACGCCATGGAACTTCCCGGCGCTGACGCCGTGCCGGAAAATCGGCGGGGCGCTCGCGGCGGGGTGCTGCCTAGTGCTGAAGGCGGCGGAGGAGACCCCAGGCACGGCGGTTATGCTTGTTCAGGCATTCCACGATGCGGGGCTTCCGCCCGGCGTCCTGAACCTTGTTTTCGGTAATCCGGCGGACATCTCATCGCAGCTTATCGACGATCGGCGGATACGGAAGATTTCCTTCACGGGATCCATCGGTGTCGGCAAGCTGCTGGTCCGGCAGGCAGCCGACACGCTCAAGCGGACGACAATGGAGCTGGGTGGGCATGGGCCGGTGCTTGTTTTTGACGATGCGGATGTCAATGCCGCAGCCGATATGCTGGCCGCGGGCAAGTTCCGCAATGCAGGGCAGGTATGCATCTCCCCCACACGGTTTTATGTGCATGACCGGGTGATCGATCAGTTTACAGAGCGGTTCGTTTCAAATGTGAAAAGACTCAAGGTCGGGAATGGCTTTGAAGAGGGCACGACGATGGGACCGCTTGCCAATCAGCGCCGTCTCGAGGCGATTGAGGAACTGGTCGGCGATGCGGTCGAGCGGGGCGGGGATATCCTGACCGGCGGCAAGCGGATCGGGAATGCCGGCTTCTTCTTTGAACCGACCGTTATTCGGGGGCTCCCGGATGATTGCCGGGTGATGACCGAGGAGCCTTTCGGGCCGGTCGCGCCGATCGTGGGCTTCCGTGAACTGGATGAGGTGCTCAACCGGGCGAATTCCCTGCCGTTCGGTCTTGCTTCCTATGCCTTTACCAGCTCGCTCTCGACTTCTGCGGCGGTGGAGCGTGGGCTGCAATCCGGCATGGTCGGCATCAACACGCTGGGGGTCTCAAACCCTGAAGGGCCGTTTGGCGGCATGAAGGAAAGTGGTTACGGTCAGGAGGGCGGTAGCGAAGGGCTCGAAGCCTATCTAGAGACCAAATATGTGGCGCGCGCGAGTTGAGGCATCGCGTCTGCGCTAAGCGCCGCGGACGCATCACCTTGTCGTTTACAGGCATTCCTCCGGTCTTTTACGCCAAGAGATATGCACAAGAAGACTGATCTCGTCGTCGTAGGATATGGGGCAGCCGGTATCGCCGCTGCCATAACGGCCGCTCGTGCTGGCGCGAAAGTGGCGCTGCTCGAAAAGCAGAGTGCGGATACGCATTTCTCAAGCTCGCGGATGTCGGGCGGTCTCATCATGGGGGCGAACGATGTCGATGGTGCAACGCGCTATCTTGATCAATGTGCCGATGGGATGATCCAGACAGAGATCAATCGTGCCTGGGCAGAACGAGCCGTCCGTGTACGTGAGTGGCTGGAGAGTGTCGGTATCAAATCCGTTCATATGGCCGGGGCGTGGTATCCGAAATTTGACGGTTATGACTCAATCGAGGTGCTGGCACCTCTGCCAAAAGGAACCGAGCCTGAGGATGTGGAGATCGAGCTGCCTAAGCCGGGGGAGCTGACCTTCAAATTTCCGCTGCCTTTCGGGAATGGCGCGCTGCTTCATGACCTGCTCCTCGAGGCGGTCGCGAAGGAGCCGAATATCGAAGCCTGTTTCGAGCATGAGGCAACCAAACTCATTCAGGACGGCTCACGTGTCATCGGGATCGAGTGTAAGACGCCTGATGGTGAGGTGACGATCGACAGCCGCTATGGTGTTGTCCTCAGCTGCGGCGGGTATGAGAAAAATCAGGACATGATCCTGAACTACCTTAAGGCGTACCCGATCTATTTTTATGGATCGGAAGCCAATACTGGTGACGGCATCCGCATGGCGCAGTCCGCAGGCGCGGATCTGTGGCACATGAACCAGATGATCGGTCGGGGGGTCGGGCACTTCAAACATCCTGATGGCTGGGAGACCACGATGGGGATGAGCCTCAACCCGCCGGGATATGTCATCCTTGATAAGTATGGTGAGCGTTTTGCTAATGAGCATCTGCAGGCTGTTTCAAAGCCAAACTTCTATTACGAACTTCTGAAATATGATGCCGACCGGCTCGAATATCCGCGTATTCCGTCCTACTGGATTTTCGACAAACGTCGGCTGGAGGCGCGTCCGCTCGCGCATGGCGGCATCGGTTATTATCCGTGGAGTAAGGATAACCGCACAGAAATCGATCTGGGCTGGATCAAGGAAGCCGATACGGTCGAAGAGGTGGCACGGCTTGCCGGAGTCGACGATCCCGAGGCAGCCGCGCAGTCGATCAATGCGTATAATGAGTATTGTCAGTCTAAAGAAGACCCTTTCGGCC
Protein-coding regions in this window:
- a CDS encoding FAD-dependent oxidoreductase, with amino-acid sequence MHKKTDLVVVGYGAAGIAAAITAARAGAKVALLEKQSADTHFSSSRMSGGLIMGANDVDGATRYLDQCADGMIQTEINRAWAERAVRVREWLESVGIKSVHMAGAWYPKFDGYDSIEVLAPLPKGTEPEDVEIELPKPGELTFKFPLPFGNGALLHDLLLEAVAKEPNIEACFEHEATKLIQDGSRVIGIECKTPDGEVTIDSRYGVVLSCGGYEKNQDMILNYLKAYPIYFYGSEANTGDGIRMAQSAGADLWHMNQMIGRGVGHFKHPDGWETTMGMSLNPPGYVILDKYGERFANEHLQAVSKPNFYYELLKYDADRLEYPRIPSYWIFDKRRLEARPLAHGGIGYYPWSKDNRTEIDLGWIKEADTVEEVARLAGVDDPEAAAQSINAYNEYCQSKEDPFGRPEDSLVPIDQPPYYCVKIYPGGATTNGGPRRDAHARILNAHREPIPGLFGAGELGGAIGLLYPSPGSNLGEAIAFGEMAAETAIRDGSQ
- a CDS encoding NAD(P)/FAD-dependent oxidoreductase → MERCDSVVIGAGVIGLAVARALAMSGREPIIIERQSMFGMETSSRNSEVIHAGIYYPQGSNKARLCVAGRKKLYEYCRERHVGHRQCGKLIVAPGEDDIPRLEGIAARAQANGVNDLVLLSGEETKRMEPTLHCAAALHSPSTGIIDVHELMLSLLGDAEMAGAVIAYNTEISNVTRGDGEIILSFSNEAPDLAARLVVNCAGHDAPRLARRAGLEAPTAFLAKGSYFTLSGKCPFRQLIYPTPEPGGLGVHLTLDMGGQARFGPDVEWVDAPNYNVDAAKAEKFYKSVQRWWPDIPEGSLVPGYAGLRPKIAGPGEPDADFQIIPGTRQAPMINLFGIESPGITSALAIAEEVEEMAGELADA
- a CDS encoding acyl-CoA thioesterase, translated to MSVENGADIRREDFGYRLQIPTRWEDCDAYGHVNNVVYYSWFDTAVTRMLYERGVISLHESPAIGLCVESHCTYYKPVEFPQEIEARVRVGRAGSKSLRYEIALFLEGEDSPAASGYFVHVFVDRHTRRSTPLSGAARGAIADLVVAG
- a CDS encoding acyl-CoA dehydrogenase family protein, with amino-acid sequence MDLFFTREDRAFRDEVRAFLQSELSPELRRRVEEGRALSKDEVVGWQRILNTRGWATPSWPKEWGGPGWTAVEKHIFLDELHRAGAPEPLSFNVSMLGPVLIAFGSESQKSYFLPRAANLDDWWAQGFSEPGAGSDLAALSTTAVREGDHYIVNGQKIWQGMAHRADWMFTLVRTDPQAPKKQMGISFLLIDLRSPGIEIRPIITIDGRHEVNEVFLDNVRVPIENRIGEENKGWTYAKYLMSNERTGIARTGITKRILQRIRTEATSLPASSRVIVLTETARLEAELMALEFTQLRVLASMTEGVPDPRSSMLKIKGTELRQDASELLLRTVGEDAREFTYEGEDEAPHDIASNFFTLRAASIYGGANEVQKNILAKTILGQ
- a CDS encoding NAD-dependent succinate-semialdehyde dehydrogenase, whose amino-acid sequence is MTYPDLKIIIGGKEIQALARDGEDVYDPATGEAFAKLPHATADDMEAVISSAEAAFPGWRDKAPLDRSAILRKAATLIRERIDDIATAMTKEQGKPLAESKGEIAYSANVIDWYAEEGRRAYGRIIPASLPGLSQIVTKEPVGLAAAFTPWNFPALTPCRKIGGALAAGCCLVLKAAEETPGTAVMLVQAFHDAGLPPGVLNLVFGNPADISSQLIDDRRIRKISFTGSIGVGKLLVRQAADTLKRTTMELGGHGPVLVFDDADVNAAADMLAAGKFRNAGQVCISPTRFYVHDRVIDQFTERFVSNVKRLKVGNGFEEGTTMGPLANQRRLEAIEELVGDAVERGGDILTGGKRIGNAGFFFEPTVIRGLPDDCRVMTEEPFGPVAPIVGFRELDEVLNRANSLPFGLASYAFTSSLSTSAAVERGLQSGMVGINTLGVSNPEGPFGGMKESGYGQEGGSEGLEAYLETKYVARAS
- a CDS encoding GMC family oxidoreductase, yielding MHDLGTYDFIIAGAGSAGCVLANRLSASGRHSVLLLEAGEEDRNIWIHIPLGYGKLFRDPKVNWLYKTEPQTELNNRQIGQPRGKVLGGSSSINGLVYIRGHRQDYDDWRDLGAAGWGFDDVLPYFRKAENQMRGSDEWHGVDGPLPVSDQRDPHTLCDAFISAAGEAGHPANPDFNGASQEGAGYYQTTSRNGVRVSAARAYLTPIRSRKNLRVVTGANVTRLTMAANGSVTGVEWSGKEGECRASAGREVLLSAGAIGSPQIMQLSGLGPAAWLRDLDIEVCQDMPGVGAALQDHLQTRIVTRSKQSVTFNDDMRNLFRTALVGAKYVLSRRGPLTVSAGYAGGFFRTDSNLKQPDIQCHFINFSTDAMGDRLHPFSAFTASSCQLRPESRGSVRIQSKDPKVAPKIDPNYLSTKTDRQISVEGVKLIREILRQPALSGYAESELEPGANIDTDDDILDYIRRTGSSIYHPSCTVRMAGPDAVLDTRLKVKGVPGLRVIDGSVMPFVVSGNTHAAIVMIAEKAADMILEDCR
- a CDS encoding acyl-CoA dehydrogenase family protein; the encoded protein is MTLVLDTEQELLKDSVERLVRERYGFAERLRLARDGAWSRPFWGLLADQGLLGIGFSEDAGGLGEDGISAMLVAEALGRGLCLEPYLETVIVPSAALAAAGDAHHAMIEDIITGKKIVAPVFNRLSAEEEGKGVRLSGHARHVTHGDDADLLLVTAEGSDGRIHAGFVETLGDGVICRRYTGFDGRGAAEITFENVHIGAENMLATPEGGGRIAEHMEQAAIASLSAEASGIMAAVLDLTVEQLRTRQQFGQPLASFQSLQHRLAEMAIELEQTRSMANYAAHLTQSDDVDERRAGFAAIKGVVSASARFVGQQAVQLHGGLGVSEEHQIGWAHKRLTMIDMQFGGAAEQYSRLASLGGLGAN